From Chryseobacterium shandongense, the proteins below share one genomic window:
- a CDS encoding DUF4394 domain-containing protein, which produces MRKLLHLFTVLFSCTILFSCDDSEDMMPNDMIVQGPDIMAYGITSNNELVSFNANNPKNFISKVMVTGVASGEKLMSIDFRPATGELYALSNASKLYVINTSNASARTVGTAAFSPAVSGTIASIDFNPTVDRIRLVSNTGQNLRLHPETGAVAATDMNINGGGTPSVTGVAYTNSKSGASSTVLYDIDVTSGKLFKQDPPNNGTLVEIGSLGTTFTGQAAFDIKYDNSVALLALNNNLHVLDLNSGKATNIGMLQQQIIDLAIPTEPVAYAVDNSNNLQIFNPNSPMPVSKAITGLQSGENILGIDFRPLNGQLYALGSSSRLYTINLGTGAATAVGTSPFPTLLAGTDFGFDFNPTVDKIRVISNTGQNLRLDPVTGGITAVDGILNPGTPMAGAAAYTNNFAGATSTTLFVIDHNTDKLYQQNPPNNGTLVETGSLGINITNANGFDIGSMSQKAYLLATVGTATKVYSINTSTGAATSVADFPNAVRGFAVGLGF; this is translated from the coding sequence ATGAGAAAACTACTACATTTATTTACAGTGCTCTTTAGCTGTACTATTTTATTTTCATGTGATGATTCCGAAGATATGATGCCCAACGATATGATTGTCCAGGGACCGGATATCATGGCATATGGAATAACTTCAAACAATGAGCTCGTATCTTTTAATGCCAATAACCCTAAAAATTTTATTTCCAAAGTGATGGTTACAGGAGTTGCTTCTGGTGAAAAACTTATGAGTATAGACTTCAGACCAGCAACAGGTGAACTTTATGCTCTGTCAAACGCGAGTAAGCTTTACGTTATCAATACTTCGAATGCATCTGCGAGAACGGTTGGCACAGCGGCATTTTCGCCAGCGGTTTCCGGAACGATTGCTTCAATAGATTTTAATCCGACGGTAGACAGAATCCGTCTGGTAAGCAATACAGGGCAAAATTTAAGACTTCATCCGGAAACAGGAGCGGTTGCTGCAACCGATATGAATATTAACGGAGGTGGAACACCTTCTGTAACAGGTGTAGCTTATACGAACAGTAAATCCGGCGCTTCAAGCACGGTTTTGTATGATATTGATGTGACTTCAGGAAAATTGTTCAAACAGGACCCTCCTAATAACGGAACATTGGTAGAAATCGGAAGTCTTGGAACCACCTTTACCGGACAGGCTGCTTTTGATATTAAATATGATAACAGCGTTGCTTTATTAGCACTAAATAATAATCTGCATGTATTGGATCTGAATAGCGGCAAGGCTACTAATATAGGAATGCTTCAGCAACAGATCATTGATCTTGCAATCCCTACAGAACCGGTTGCTTATGCAGTAGATAATTCAAACAATCTCCAAATTTTCAATCCGAATAGTCCGATGCCGGTTTCAAAAGCAATTACGGGACTGCAGAGCGGCGAAAATATTTTAGGAATAGATTTCAGACCGTTAAACGGACAGCTTTATGCTTTAGGAAGTTCCAGCAGACTGTATACCATTAATTTAGGAACAGGCGCCGCAACAGCTGTAGGAACTTCGCCTTTTCCAACATTACTTGCGGGAACCGATTTCGGATTTGATTTTAATCCAACTGTTGATAAAATCAGAGTAATCAGCAATACGGGACAGAACCTTCGTTTAGACCCTGTCACAGGAGGAATTACTGCGGTGGACGGTATTCTAAATCCTGGAACACCAATGGCAGGAGCAGCTGCTTATACCAACAATTTTGCAGGGGCTACTTCAACTACTTTATTCGTTATCGATCACAATACGGATAAGTTATACCAACAAAATCCGCCAAACAACGGAACATTGGTAGAAACAGGTTCTTTAGGAATCAATATTACCAATGCCAATGGCTTCGATATCGGAAGCATGAGCCAAAAAGCGTATTTGCTGGCAACTGTAGGAACAGCCACAAAAGTATACAGCATTAATACTTCAACGGGAGCAGCAACTTCAGTTGCCGATTTTCCGAATGCGGTGAGAGGTTTTGCTGTAGGGTTAGGATTTTAA